The following are from one region of the Sphingobium sp. MI1205 genome:
- a CDS encoding TonB-dependent receptor has protein sequence MTSSLTFCRSVSTMALAMAAIALPTVAEAQGTTQPATAQQTQGSPVDDAIVVTARKREETIQNVPTTVTAVGSESLETRAVTDLRALSGYVPNVTVEQATTSSSGSQIFLRGIGIDNTGFNTDPTVGVYLDDIFIGRLVGSMVGALDMERIEVLRGPQGTLYGRNATAGAVKYVTVKPNLDDSSAKFSATVGSRDRVTLRGSANIVLVPDKLALLASAQWHKQEGYITLYDAAGADTGLRSNARDVQDYRLALRYQASDAMTIDITGDYSHNRSGLQSLTPTNCAALGTRPGTVYDAATDSFGPGQVNAGQLERCPLFYNDPYASYIGPFNYNDPKFDSAGISGTIAYDLDWATLKSVTGYRGFRDIFVSALYAKPLPSLNVNLVNRLKQRQFQQEFQLSSNGRSFIDYTVGLFYYNEKVDSDYRTQIGAGAGPLPLPRLNLDSQKTNSYAVYGEIYIHPMERLELTLGGRMSWDNKDVDRQLFPTTASTTPSLTYKGSIKTDVFTPKIGISYQLEDALLYATYSQGYRSAGWANTTATSLANLMLEFGTEDEKSYEAGIKSQFFDRRLTLNLAAFQAEYNNLQATLTANGQTIVVTSDARIQGLELEASVRPLPGLNIFGNLALMKDKYLKQPPGLFYARRLKHLARESFLLGFNYDQGVPQIKGNIFLGADVRYQGKAFRNVANTIDQKSGAYTLVNAHIGYRSEDERYTVTLGGTNITNKTYYLLGTENQTRSYQPPREWYLTLATQF, from the coding sequence ATGACATCCAGTCTAACATTTTGCCGCAGTGTCTCGACGATGGCCTTGGCCATGGCGGCGATTGCGTTGCCGACCGTGGCCGAGGCGCAGGGCACAACGCAACCCGCCACCGCTCAGCAGACGCAGGGCAGTCCGGTCGACGATGCAATCGTGGTCACCGCACGCAAGCGGGAAGAAACGATCCAGAACGTGCCGACCACGGTCACAGCGGTCGGCAGCGAATCGCTGGAAACCCGAGCGGTGACGGATCTTCGCGCCCTCAGCGGGTATGTGCCGAACGTGACTGTCGAGCAGGCGACCACCTCATCCTCGGGATCACAGATCTTCCTGCGCGGCATCGGCATCGACAATACCGGCTTTAACACCGATCCCACGGTTGGCGTTTATCTTGACGATATTTTCATCGGCCGCCTGGTCGGATCGATGGTCGGCGCTCTTGATATGGAACGCATCGAGGTGCTGCGCGGGCCGCAGGGCACGCTCTACGGGCGCAATGCCACCGCCGGCGCAGTGAAATACGTGACCGTCAAGCCCAACCTTGACGACAGCAGCGCGAAATTCTCCGCCACGGTCGGGAGTCGCGATCGCGTCACCTTACGCGGCTCGGCCAATATCGTGCTGGTCCCGGACAAGCTTGCCCTGCTCGCAAGCGCACAGTGGCACAAGCAGGAGGGATATATCACCCTCTACGACGCCGCTGGCGCCGACACGGGACTGCGTTCGAACGCACGCGATGTCCAGGATTATCGCCTTGCCCTGCGCTACCAGGCTAGCGATGCGATGACGATCGATATTACAGGAGATTATTCGCACAATCGTTCGGGGCTTCAGTCGCTGACACCGACTAACTGCGCCGCACTCGGCACGCGCCCGGGCACGGTGTATGATGCAGCGACGGACAGCTTCGGCCCCGGACAGGTCAATGCGGGGCAGCTGGAACGCTGCCCGCTGTTCTACAATGATCCCTATGCAAGCTACATTGGCCCGTTCAACTATAATGATCCGAAGTTTGACTCGGCCGGCATATCTGGCACGATCGCCTATGATCTGGACTGGGCCACGTTGAAGTCGGTCACCGGATATCGCGGGTTCCGCGATATCTTTGTCAGCGCTCTTTATGCAAAGCCGCTGCCGTCGCTTAACGTCAACCTGGTCAACCGGCTCAAGCAACGGCAGTTCCAGCAAGAGTTTCAACTGAGTTCCAATGGCCGGTCCTTCATCGATTACACGGTCGGCCTGTTCTATTACAATGAGAAGGTCGATTCCGATTACCGCACACAGATCGGTGCGGGAGCCGGGCCGCTTCCCCTGCCCCGCCTCAATCTCGATTCGCAGAAAACGAACAGCTATGCCGTCTACGGCGAGATCTATATCCATCCGATGGAGCGTCTCGAACTGACGCTTGGCGGACGGATGTCGTGGGACAACAAGGATGTCGACCGCCAGCTGTTTCCGACCACTGCCTCCACGACTCCCAGCCTGACCTATAAGGGCAGCATCAAGACCGACGTTTTCACGCCAAAGATCGGCATCAGCTATCAACTCGAAGATGCGCTGCTTTATGCAACCTATTCCCAGGGCTATCGCTCGGCTGGATGGGCCAACACCACAGCGACGTCGCTCGCAAATCTGATGCTGGAATTTGGAACCGAGGACGAGAAATCGTACGAGGCCGGGATCAAGTCGCAGTTCTTCGACCGCAGGCTGACGCTGAATCTCGCTGCATTTCAGGCCGAGTATAACAACCTTCAGGCGACTTTGACCGCCAACGGTCAGACCATCGTGGTCACTTCCGATGCCCGCATTCAGGGATTGGAGCTGGAAGCCTCGGTTCGGCCGCTCCCGGGCCTCAATATCTTCGGCAACCTCGCGCTGATGAAAGACAAGTATCTCAAGCAGCCGCCGGGTCTGTTCTACGCGCGGCGGCTTAAGCATCTGGCGCGGGAGAGCTTTCTGCTTGGCTTCAATTACGATCAAGGCGTGCCGCAGATCAAAGGCAACATTTTCCTGGGCGCCGATGTCCGGTATCAGGGGAAGGCGTTTCGTAATGTCGCGAACACCATCGATCAGAAGAGCGGCGCCTATACGCTCGTCAACGCCCATATCGGTTATCGCAGCGAAGACGAGCGCTACACCGTCACGTTGGGCGGCACCAACATCACCAACAAGACCTATTATCTGCTTGGCACCGAGAATCAGACGCGCAGCTATCAGCCACCGCGCGAATGGTATCTGACGCTCGCGACGCAATTCTAA